The following DNA comes from Amycolatopsis albispora.
GTCATCGCGCCGGACCGGCAGAGCACCGCGTCGGCGGCCGCGTAGGCCAGGTCCATCCGCTCCAGGTACGGCACCGGCACGTAGGCCGGCTTGTCCGGGAACTCCTGCACCACCAAGGTGTTCTTCGGGCCGTGCGCGTGCAGCACGCCGATGCCCGCGTCGGCGAAGTCCTTGGCCGCGCCGGAAATCGCGTTGTTGATCGAGGCTGCGCCCTGCGAACCGCCGAACACCAGCAGCGTCGGCGCGTCCGGGTCGAGCCCGAAGTGCGCGCGTGCCTCGGCACGCAGCGCCGCGCGGTCCAGCGAGGTGATCGAGCGCCGCAGCGGGATGCCGACGACCTCGGCGTTGGGCAGCGGGGTGCCCGGCACCGCGACCGCGACGCGCGCGGCGAAGCGAGCACCGACCTTGTTCGCCAGCCCGGCGGTCTTGTTCGCCTCGTGCACCACGATCGGCACGCGGCCACGCGCGGCCAGGTACGCGGGCAGCGCGACGTAACCGCCGAAGCCGACCACCACGTCGGCACCCACCCGCTCCAGCACCTCGCGGGTCTTCTTCACCGAATCGCGCACCTTCAGCGGCAGCCGGAGCAGCTCCGGCGTCGGCTTGCGCGGCATCGGCACCGGCGGGATCAGCTCCAGCGGATACCCCCGCTCCGGCACCAGCTTGGTCTCCAGTCCGCGTGCGGTGCCGAGCGCGACGATCTTCGCGTCCGGCCGCAGGCGCTTGACCGCGTCCGCGAGCGCGAGCGCCGGCTCGATGTGGCCTGCCGTGCCACCGCCCGCCACCACCACGGTCGGCGCCGCCTGGTCGACGGCCCTGCTGGCTCTGTCCGCTCCCACTGCCGGGTCTGTCACCGACGTCCTCTCCGTGTCGAACTTCCGCGTGCCGTAGTGGCCCTGGTCGCACCGCCGCCGCGCCGCTGGACGGCGGCGGGCCTGCCGTCGCCGCGGGCCGCGGGACGGCCGCGCTTGGTACCGCTGCCACGCGCACCGGCGGAGCCCCGGCGCTTGGTCGGCGGACGGTACGGCTCGGGCGCCGGCAGGCGCAGCAGTCGCCCGAATTTACCCGGCCCCTGCGTGCGCAGTGCGGCCACCGCCTCCGGTTCGTGCCGGGCGCAGTTGGCCAGGATGCCGAGCAGCAGCATGGTCACCACCAGTGAGGTGCCGCCGTAGGAGATCAGCGGCAGGGTCACCCCGGTGACCGGCAGCAACCCGATCACGTAGCCGATGTTGATCGCCGCCTGCGCGACCACCCACACCGTCAGCGTGCCGGCCACGATCCGGATCCACGGGTCCAGGTTACGCGTGGCGATCCGCATGCCGACCACGGCGAGCAGGCCGAACAGCCCGATCACCACCACGCAGCCGACGAACCCGAGTTCCTCGCCGATCAGCGCGAAGATGAAGTCGTGCTGCACGTTCGGCAGGTAGCGCCACTTCGACTGCCCCTGCACCAGCCCCTTGCCGAAGAAGCCGCCCTCGGCGATGGCGTAGAGCGCCTGGTTGGCCTGCAGCCCCTTGCCCTGCGGGTCGGCGCCGGGGTTGAGGAAGGTCATCACGCGGTCCAGCCGGTACTGCGCGATCAGCGCCAGGATGACCGCACCGCCGACACCGCCGGCCAGGATCACCCCGAACAGCCGCTTCGGCGCACCGGCGAACCACAGCAGCGCGACCAGCACCACGCCGAGGGTGACCGTGCCGCCGAGGTCGGGCTGCGCCATCACCAGCGCGAACATCAGCAGCGCGGCGGGCACCACCGGGACCAGCAGGTGCCGCCACTGGTGCAGCACGTTGTACTTGATCACCAGGATGTGCGCGCCCCACAGCGCGAGCGCCACCTTGGCCAGCTCGACCGGCTGCAGCGAGAACGGCCCGACCACGAACCAGCCCTGCGAGCCGTTGACGTTCTTGCCGAGCGGGGTGAGCACCAGCATCAGCAGGCCCAGGCAGACCACCATCGCGGTGGACGAGAGCGCCCTGATCCGCCGCAGCGACACCCGCAGCCCGATCAGGAACGCCAGCGAGCCGATGCCGACGAACATCAGGTGCTTCTGGAACAGCGCGTACACCGACGAGCCGGTCTCGGGGTTGTAGGAGGACGGCGACGACGCCGAGAGCACCATCACGATCCCGATCACCGTCAGCGTGCCGGTGATGGCGAGCACCAGGTGGAACGAGGCCAGCGGCCGCGACAGCCACGCGGTCAGCGCGAACTGCTCGGTGGAAAAGCTCCTGGACGACCGCTCGCCCTTCGCCCGCCGCCGCGCCGCGCGCCCGGCCGCGGTCTTGCCCTCGTCGTCAGCCTCAGCCGCTGTCACTGTTCCGCCCCCGGCCCGCCATGGCATGCACCGCGGCGGTGAAGGCATCGCCACGCTGGGCGTAGTCGCGGAACATGTCCAATGAGGCGGCCGCGGGCGCCAGCACCACCACGTCCCCGGGACGTGCCATGGCACTGGCCGCACTCACCGCCGCAGTCATGGGCTCATCGTCACCCGGGCGGAGCGTCTTCACCGGGACATCCGGCGCGTGTCGCGCCAAAGCGGCGGCGATCACCGGCGAATCCACGCCGAGCAGCACCACCCCGCGGAGGCGGTCGGCGGCGGCCTGGACCAGCCCGTCCACCGCGGCCCCCTTGAGCTGACCGCCGGCGATCCACACCACGTCGGCGTAGGCCCCGAGCGAACCGGCGGCGGCGTGCGGATTGGTGGCCTTGGAGTCGTTGACGTAACGCACCCCGGCGACCTCGGCGACCTCCACCGCCCGGTGCGCGCCCGGCTGGAACTCCCGCAGCCCCTTGGCGATCGCGTCGGCGGGCACGCCGTACGCCCGCGCGAGCGCGGCCGCGGTGAGCGCGTTCAGCACGTTGTGCGCCCCGGCCGGGCGCACGTCGGACAGCGCGCCCAGTTCCTCGGCGCGGTGCACCGGGTCGGCCACAAAAGCGCGATCGACCAGCAGGTCCTCCACCACGCCCAGCTCACCGGGCCGCGGCGTGTCCACCCCGATGCCGACCTGGGTGGCGGACTCGGGCGCGTACGCGGCGGCCAGCCGGACCGACCACTCGTCGAGCGAGTTGTGCACCACGGTCGCCGAGTGCTGGTGGATCTTGCCCTTGGCGGCGGCGTACTCGGCCATCGAGCCGTGCCAGTCGATGTGGTCCTCGGCCAGGTTGAGCACCACCGACGCGTGCGGCGCCAGCGACCGCGACCAGTGCAGCTGGAAGCTCGACAGCTCCACGGCCAGCACGCGGTGCCCGGCGAGCACCGCGTCCAGCACCGCGTAGCCGACGTTGCCGCAGGCCACCGCGTCCACCCCGGCCGCGCGCAACACCGACTCCAGCATGCCGACCGTGGTCGTCTTGCCGTTGGTCCCGGTGACCGCCAGCCACACCGGCGGCTCCGGCAGGTCCTGCCCGATCCGCCAGGCCAGCTCGACGTCGCCGATCACCTCGACGCCCGCCGCCTCGGCGGCCACCAGCAGCGGCGCGGTCGGCCGCCAGCCCGGGCTGGTCACCACCAGCGCGGTCCCCGCCGGCGGTTCGGTCAGGCCGGGGGCCAGCGCGGCCCCCAGCCCGTCGAGTTCGGCGAGGCGTTCGGCGTTGCCGTCGGTCACGGTGACCTCGGCACCCAGCCCGAGCAGCGCGGTGACCACGGACCGGCCGGTCACCCCGGCCCCGGCCACGAGCACGTGGCGTCCGGCCAGCTCCATCAGCTAGTCCTTCCCTGCGTCAGCCGCCGCCGGCCAGCTGCTCGCTGTAGAACAGGCCGAGGCCGAACATGCAGCAGATCGCCGCGAGCAGCCAGAACCGGATGATCACCGTGGTTTCGGCCCAGCCTGCCAGCTCGAAGTGGTGGTGGAACGGGGCCATCCGGAACAACCGCCGCCGGGTGGTGCGGAAGACCGCGATCTGCAGCACCACCGAGATCATCTCGACCATGAACAGGCCGCCGATGACGATGGCGAGCAGCTCGGTGCGGGTGGTCATGGACAGCCCGGCGACCAGGCCGCCGAGCGCCAGCGAGCCGGTGTCGCCCATGAAGATCTTCGCGGGCGCGGCGTTCCACCACAGGAAGCCGACGCAGGCGCCGGTGGCGGCCGCGGCGACCACTGCGAGGTCCAGCGGGTCGCGCACGTTGTAGCAGGCGGCCGCCGGGCTCTCCGCGCAGCTGAGCCTGGCCTGCCAGAACGAGATGACCACGTAGGTGGCCAGCACCATGGCCGCCGCGCCGCCGGCCAGGCCGTCCAGGCCGTCGGTGAAGTTCACCGCGTTCGACCAGCCGGAGATGACCACCAGGGTGAACAGCACGAACAGCGGGATCGGCAGCACGATCAGCTCGATGTCGCGCACGTAGGACAGGTTCATCGACGCCGGGCTGAGCCCGTTCTCGTCGGCGAACTGCAGCGCGAGCACCGCGAAGGCGACCCCGACCACCACCTGGCCGACGATCTTCGCCGTCTTGTTCAGCCCGAGGTTGCGCTGCTTGCGGATCTTGATGAAGTCGTCGAGAAAACCGACCACGCCGAGGCCGACGCCGAGGAACAGCACCAGCAGGCCGGAGGCGGACGGGCCGCTGCTGTTGTCGTCGCCCATCCAGTTGATCAGGTGGGCGACGAAGTAGCCGACCACCATCGCGATGATGATCGCCACGCCGCCCATGGTCGGCGTGCCGCGCTTGGACTTGTGCCCGGCCGGGCCCTCCTCGCGGATCTCCTGGCCGAAGCCCTGGCGGGAGAACACGCGGATCAGGTACGGCGTGAGCAGGATGGAGACCAGCAGGCCGACGGATGCCGCGATCAGGATGCTGATCACGCCTCACCGCCAGTACCCGCGAGCACCGCGTCGGCCACCCGCCACAGCGCGGCGGCCTTGGATGCCTTGACCAGCACCACGTCCTGCGGCCGCAGCTGCTCGCGAAGCAAGGCGATGGCGGCGTCGGTGTCGGGCACCAGGACGGACTCCTCTCCCCATGAACCTTCGTGGCTTGCGCCTTGGTGCATCGCGGCGGCTTCCTCACCGACCACCACGAGCCTGCCGATGTTGAGCCGGACGGCCAGGCGGCCGATCTCGTCGTGCGCGGCCACGCTATCGGCACCGAGTTCGCCCATCACACCGAGGACCGCCCAAGATCGGCGGCCCGCGCTCATCGAGGCGAGGGCCTTCAGCGCCGCCCGGACCGACTCCGGGTTGGCGTTGTACGAGTCGTTCAGCACCACCAGGCCGTCTTCCCTGGTGGTGACCTCCATGCGCCGGGCGGAGCGCCGGGTCACCGCGGACAGCCGCGCGGCCACATCCTCCAGCGAGGCACCCAGCTCCAGCGCGACGGCGGCGGCCGAGAGCGCGTTGCCGACGTGGTGCTCGCCGTGCAGCGGCAACTTCACGTCCGCGGAACCGGCGGCGGTGACCAGCCGGAACGAAGCGCGGGCCTGCTCGTCGAGCACCA
Coding sequences within:
- the ftsW gene encoding FtsW/RodA/SpoVE family cell cycle protein, whose translation is MTAAEADDEGKTAAGRAARRRAKGERSSRSFSTEQFALTAWLSRPLASFHLVLAITGTLTVIGIVMVLSASSPSSYNPETGSSVYALFQKHLMFVGIGSLAFLIGLRVSLRRIRALSSTAMVVCLGLLMLVLTPLGKNVNGSQGWFVVGPFSLQPVELAKVALALWGAHILVIKYNVLHQWRHLLVPVVPAALLMFALVMAQPDLGGTVTLGVVLVALLWFAGAPKRLFGVILAGGVGGAVILALIAQYRLDRVMTFLNPGADPQGKGLQANQALYAIAEGGFFGKGLVQGQSKWRYLPNVQHDFIFALIGEELGFVGCVVVIGLFGLLAVVGMRIATRNLDPWIRIVAGTLTVWVVAQAAINIGYVIGLLPVTGVTLPLISYGGTSLVVTMLLLGILANCARHEPEAVAALRTQGPGKFGRLLRLPAPEPYRPPTKRRGSAGARGSGTKRGRPAARGDGRPAAVQRRGGGATRATTARGSSTRRGRR
- the mraY gene encoding phospho-N-acetylmuramoyl-pentapeptide-transferase, yielding MISILIAASVGLLVSILLTPYLIRVFSRQGFGQEIREEGPAGHKSKRGTPTMGGVAIIIAMVVGYFVAHLINWMGDDNSSGPSASGLLVLFLGVGLGVVGFLDDFIKIRKQRNLGLNKTAKIVGQVVVGVAFAVLALQFADENGLSPASMNLSYVRDIELIVLPIPLFVLFTLVVISGWSNAVNFTDGLDGLAGGAAAMVLATYVVISFWQARLSCAESPAAACYNVRDPLDLAVVAAAATGACVGFLWWNAAPAKIFMGDTGSLALGGLVAGLSMTTRTELLAIVIGGLFMVEMISVVLQIAVFRTTRRRLFRMAPFHHHFELAGWAETTVIIRFWLLAAICCMFGLGLFYSEQLAGGG
- the murD gene encoding UDP-N-acetylmuramoyl-L-alanine--D-glutamate ligase; protein product: MELAGRHVLVAGAGVTGRSVVTALLGLGAEVTVTDGNAERLAELDGLGAALAPGLTEPPAGTALVVTSPGWRPTAPLLVAAEAAGVEVIGDVELAWRIGQDLPEPPVWLAVTGTNGKTTTVGMLESVLRAAGVDAVACGNVGYAVLDAVLAGHRVLAVELSSFQLHWSRSLAPHASVVLNLAEDHIDWHGSMAEYAAAKGKIHQHSATVVHNSLDEWSVRLAAAYAPESATQVGIGVDTPRPGELGVVEDLLVDRAFVADPVHRAEELGALSDVRPAGAHNVLNALTAAALARAYGVPADAIAKGLREFQPGAHRAVEVAEVAGVRYVNDSKATNPHAAAGSLGAYADVVWIAGGQLKGAAVDGLVQAAADRLRGVVLLGVDSPVIAAALARHAPDVPVKTLRPGDDEPMTAAVSAASAMARPGDVVVLAPAAASLDMFRDYAQRGDAFTAAVHAMAGRGRNSDSG
- the murG gene encoding undecaprenyldiphospho-muramoylpentapeptide beta-N-acetylglucosaminyltransferase, giving the protein MGADRASRAVDQAAPTVVVAGGGTAGHIEPALALADAVKRLRPDAKIVALGTARGLETKLVPERGYPLELIPPVPMPRKPTPELLRLPLKVRDSVKKTREVLERVGADVVVGFGGYVALPAYLAARGRVPIVVHEANKTAGLANKVGARFAARVAVAVPGTPLPNAEVVGIPLRRSITSLDRAALRAEARAHFGLDPDAPTLLVFGGSQGAASINNAISGAAKDFADAGIGVLHAHGPKNTLVVQEFPDKPAYVPVPYLERMDLAYAAADAVLCRSGAMTAAEVSAVGLPAIFVPLPHGNGEQGLNAKPAVDAGAALLVEDADLTAGKVAELVVPLVADKARVAEMSAAAVGLGHREADEVLARIVLEAAAK